The genomic DNA CGGGCATGATGCAGGGGCGCCGCGGCGCCGACACATTCTCCAACTTCTTGGTGGTTGCGGGTATCGTGCTACTGTTCGCCTCGCTGATTCCTGGGCTTGACCTGCTGTCTTGGGTGGCGCTGATCGTGCTGGCGTATTCGCTGTTCCGCAGCTACTCGAAGAACATCGCCGCCCGCGACCGCGAGAACGCGACGTTCGAGCGCATCGTGGAGAAGCCGCGCAAGCAGCTGTCGCTGATGCGCAAGAAGTGGACGAACCGCAAGACCACGCGCTACTTCAAGTGCAAGGGTTGCGGCCAGGTGCTGTCGGTGCCGCGCGGCAAGGGCACGCTGCGCGTGGTGTGCCCGAAGTGCAAGACCGAGACGAAGCAGAAGTCGTAAAGGTCCGCCGTGGATATCGCAGCTTTCAAGCGCGAGCTGTTCGCCATCACCTACGACTTGCAGAAGATACTGCACGATACGATGACGCCGATCTGCCAGGAGCACGGCCTGACGTTGCAGCAGATGCACGTGCTGGTGGAGCTGATGCGCACGCCGGGTTTGACCGCGGGCCAGCTGAGCGACCGCGCCGGCATCCTGCGCACGAACTTCTCGCCCGTGTGCCGCAAGCTGGAGAATCGAGGGCTCATCGAGCGCCAGCGCAGCCAGACCGACCGCCGGTCGCTGCGGCTGCATGTCACCGACGAAGGCCGCGCGCTGTTGGCCAGCGTCGACGGCGAGGTGCAGCGTCGTTACGGCAGGGCGTTCTCGGCCGAGCCGCAAGAGACGTTCGATGCGATCCTCGAAGGTTTCCAGGCGCTCAGCGCCTTTTCGGGAAAGCTGGTGCGCTGAGGATGTTCGGATACGTGGTGCCCCGTTTGGAGGGCTTGGACGAAGCCGAGCGCGAACGCTACCATCGAGCGTACTGCGGGTTGTGTCGCGCGATCGGCGAGCGATGCGGGCAGCACTGTCGCTTGGCGCTGACGTACGACCTGGTGTTTTTGGCGCTGTTGCTGGGCTCGCTGTACGAGCCGGAGGAGCGCGAGGGCGAGGGACGCTGCGCGCCCCATCCGGTGAAGGCGCACGGGTTCGTGCGTTCGGCATGTATCGACTATGCGGCCGACGTGACGGTGGCGCTTGCGTACTACAAGGGCCTCGACGACTGGAACGACGATCGCAGCGTGCGGGCTCGGGCGTTTGCGGGCATGCTGGCCGGATCCTACCGTGCCATCCGCGAAAGGAACCCTCGCATCTGCGAGGCCGTCGAGACGGGCATGGCCGACATCGGAGCCATCGAGGCCGCTGCGCGCGAAGCGGGCGCCGCTCCGGGCGGCGAGGTGCCCGCTCCCGATGCGGCGGCCAACCGCTTCGGCGTGCTGATGGGCGAGCTGTTCGTGTACCGTCCCGACGATTACTGGGCGGACGACCTGCGGACGGTGGGCGCCCGTCTGGGCAAGTTCGTGTACGTGATGGACGCCGTGATGGACTACGAGGACGACCGGGCATCGGGCAGCTATAACCCGCTGGTTGCTATGGATATGAGCGCGGAGGATATGCGCGAGGATCTGCACCTGCTGGCGGCGGGCGTGGCCGAGGCGTTCGAGCGCTTGCCGCTGGAGCGCGACCTGCGCCTGCTGCGCAGCGTGGTGTACGCGGGCGTGTGGCAGAAGTACTACGCGTTGGAAAACGATAAGGAGAAGCGCCGTGGTTGAGAATCCCTACGACGTGCTGGGCGTGAGCCGTGATGCGTCCGCCGACGAGGTGAAGAAGGCGTACCGCAAGAAGGCTCGCGAGAACCATCCCGATCTGAACCCGAACGATCCTGCGGCGGCGGATCGCATGAACAAGATCAACGAGGCGTACGACCGCATCGTCAACCCCGAGAAGTACGCGGCGCGCGACCGTCGCGCCGGGGCGGCATCCGGGCCGCAGGGTAGCGCGGGCTACGGAGGCGGCGCGGGATACGGCGGAGCAGGCGGCGGAGCAGGCCAGGGGCAGGGCGCGGGCGGTTCGGGTTACGGGACCGAGGGGCCGTACGGCTGGTCGGGCGGCTTCGGGTTCGACTTCGACGACCTGTTCGGCTTTGGCGGCGCAGGTTACGGCAGCCGCGAGCCCATCCATCCCGAGGCGGCCGCGGGCGACAACGTACAGATGCGCAACGCCATCGACGCCATCAACGCCGGGCGCGGTCAGCAGGCGGTGGACATCCTGAACACGGTGACCAGCGACGGCCGCTCGGCCCGCTGGTACTACCTCAGCGCGCTGGCCAACGACGCGGCGGGCAACACGCTGATGGCGCTCGAGCAGATCAGGCGCGCGGTGCGCATGGATCCGAACAACCCGGACTACCAGCGCGCGCAGCGGCAGTTCCAGCAGACTGGCCAAACCTACCAGCAGGAAAGCCAATCGCAAGGCTTCAGCATGGGCATCGACCCCAGCATCCTCTGCTGCGGCATCTGGTGCCTGGGCCCCTCGTTGTGCCGGCTGTGCGGGATGCCGTTTTAGGTTCCGGCGGCCTGCCGGCCGTCGGAACCGCTCGACGCTGCGGCTTCCCATGGTGCCCGATCTCGCGGCGAGTCCGAGGGCTTGCGTACCGAAGTACGCCACGCCCTCGCCCTCCCCACGATCTCGGGCACCACGGAAACCCTCGCTGACGCTACGAACTACCGGTGATTCGAGTTTTCGCACTTGCACCTATGCAATCTCAACCCGAAAGGACGCACTCATGGCAACGATCGGCATCGACTTAGGAACGACGAACAGCTGCGCGGCTACGGTGGAGGGCGGCCGGCCCGTTATCGTGCCGAACGCGGAAGGGGAGCGCACCACGCCCAGCGTGATCGCGTTTTCGAAGGAAGGCGAGCGCCTGGTGGGAACCATCGCGTGCCGCCAGGCGGCGGTGAACCCCGACCGCACCATCGAGTCGGTCAAGCGCCGCATGGGCAGCGATTGGCGCGCCAACATCGACGGCAAGCCCTACTCGCCGCAGGAGCTGTCGGCCATGATCCTGCGCAAACTGCGCCGCGATGCCGAGGCGTTTCTTGGCCAGGATGTCACGCAGGCGGTTATCACGGTGCCCGCGTACTTCGACGATGCGCAGCGCCAGGCCACGAAGGACGCCGGGCGCATTGCAGGCCTCGACGTGCTGCGCATCATCAACGAGCCCACGGCTGCAGCTCTCGCCTACGGCTTGGACAACGGCACGCCGCAGAAGGTGATGGTGTACGACCTGGGCGGCGGCACGTTCGACGTGTCGGTCATCGAGATCGGCGACGACGTCATTGAGGTGCTGGCCACGTCGGGCGACAACCATCTGGGCGGCGACGACTTCGACGAGCGCGTGGCTGCGCACCTGCTGGACGCCTTCAAGCGCGAGCATGGGGTTGACCTGCGGGGCAACCAGGCGGCCATGCAGCGCGTCACCGAGGCGGCCCGCGAGGCGAAGAAGGAGCTTTCGTCGCTCGATACCGCGCATGTCAACCTCCCGTTCTTGGCGCAGGGCCCGTCGGGCCCGCTGCACCTCGAGGCCACGCTCACGCGCGCCGCGTTCAACGACATGACGCGCGATCTGGTGGAGCGCACGTCGGGTCCCGTGCAGACCGCGCTCAACGACGCCGGCATCGCCGCGTCCGAGCTGGGCTGCGTGCTGCTGGTGGGCGGCTCCACGCGCATTCCGGCCGTTCAGGACCATGTGCGCAAGCTCACGGGCAAGGAGCCGTCCGCGTCCATCAACCCCGACGAGTGCGTAGCCATGGGCGCCGCTATCCAGGGTGCCACGCTGTCCGGCACGTCGACGGGCCTGGTGAAGGCCGATAACAGCATCCTGCTTTTAGACGTGACGCCGCTCAGCCTGTCCATCGAGACGGTGGGCGGCGTGGCGACGCGCCTCGTGGAGCGCAACACCACGCTGCCGGTGCACTACTCGCAGGTGTTCAGCACCGCCGCCGCGTTCCAGACCAGCGTGGAGATCCACGTGCTGCAGGGCGAGCGCCCCATGGCGAAGGACAACAAGTCCATCGGCACGTTCAAGCTGAAGGGCATCAAGCGCGCGCCGGCCGGCGTGCCGCAGATCGAGGTGACGTTCGACATCGACGCGAACGGCATCCTCACCGTGTCGGCGAAGGATCTGGACACGGGCAAGGCGCAGTCCATCACCATCGACGACTCCGGCCGCATGTCCGACGACGACATCGAGCGCGCCATTCGCGATGCCGAGCAGTACGCCGCGCAGGACAGCGAGCGACGCGAGGCCATGCTGGCGCGCGAGGAGGCGCAGGGTCTGCTGAACGAGGTGGACCGGGCGCTCGGCCAGGTTGGAAAGCAGTTGGAGAAAGACGAGAAGAAGCAGGTCAAGGCCGACGCCGAAACGCTGCGCAAGGCGCTGTCGAAGCGCCCCGCCGGTTTCGGCAAGAAGGCGCGCGAGGCCGAGGCGGCGTCGGTTGACAACGTGTCCGACATCAAGGCGGCCGCCGAGCGCTTGAGGACATCGAGCGCCCATGTGCGCGAGCTGCTGGGGAAGCAAGGGTAGGGGGCGCGGGATCTGACATGTCGACGGCGGCGGGCGAGATGCTCGCCGCCTTGGGCGCAAAACGGCGCCCATGACAATGTTTCCCATGGAGAACTCGGAGTCAGGGCGCCTCGAGAAGCTTGCGAGCTGGGCATATGCCGATCCGCTTCTCGACGATCCGGCGCAAGGGGGCTGAAAGGCCGCCCAAAATTGTCATGGGTTGCATTTTGCGCCCACGTCCCGGCGGTCGGCGCTTTCTAGTATCATGGTTCGCAGCGGGCGCGCGGCTGCGCGGTGAAAGAGAAGGAAGGGACCCCTCATGGAGCAGTACAAGCAAGAGTTCATCGAGTTCATGGTTGAAAGCGAAGTGCTCAAGTTCGGCGAGTTCACGCTGAAAAGCGGCAGGAAGTCCCCCTTCTTCATGAATGCGGGCGCCTACGTGACGGGCGAGCAGCTGCACCGCTTGGGCTTGTATTACGCGCGCGCCATCCATGATACTTTTGGGCTGGACTTCGACGTGGTGTTCGGGCCGGCGTACAAGGGCATTCCGCTGTCGGTGATCACGGTCATCGGCTTGCAGGAGCTGTACGGCAAGGAAGCGCGCTACTGCTCCAACCGCAAGGAAGTCAAAGACCACGGCGCCGATGCGGGCAACCTGCTGGGAAGCGAGCTGCACGACGGCGACCGCGTGATCATGGTGGAGGACGTCACCACGTCCGGCAAGTCCATAGATGAGACGTATCCCGTGCTCAAGGGCGCGGCCGATGTGGACGTCAAGGGCCTCATTGTGTCGCTCAACCGCATGGAAGTGGGCAAAGGCGGCGTAGTGACTGCGCAGCAGGAAGTGCAGGAGAAGTACGGTTTCCCCGTCGCGTCCATCGTGAGCATGGCCGAGGTGACCGAATGCCTGTACAACCGCGAAGTGCAGGGGCGCGTGGTCATTGACGACGACGTGAAGGCGGCGCTGGATGCCTACTACGAGCAGTACGGCGTGAAGTAAGGCTGAGCCGACCCCCTGGTTTCTTCAGCTGTTCCCGTCCAAGCGAATGCGAAGGCCCGATCGACGCCATCATGCGCGTCGATCGGGCCTTTCAGGAGGGGAGGGGATTTTGGGGGTCGGCTACTTCGCCAGGTTCTTCGCGATCATGCGGCCGAACGTGACGGTGCGGCCGCAGGCGTTGCCGGTCGAGAGGTTCGGATACGTCATGGAGTAGTATCCGCCCGAGTCGTTGCCGGTCACGTACAGACCCTCGATCACGCTGCCGTCTGCGCGCAGCGCCTGGCCTTGGGTGTTGATGTTGATCCCGTCCATGGTGCACAACAGCATGCCGGTGTTGCGGATGCCGTAGAACGGCGGGTTTCGCACGGGTGAGAGACGGAACGGCTCTTTCCCGAAATCGGGGTCGACCTGATTATCGTAGTTCTCGTTATTGCGCTCCACCGTGGCGATGAGCGCGTCGGCGGGCAACCCGAGCTTCCCGGCCAGCTCTTCCAAGGTGTCGGCTTTTTGGATGTAGCCCTTGGCCGCCAGCTCTTCGTTCATGCCCATAACCGCCTGGATGGGGATGTTCGGCGCGGCGCCGTTGTCGAAGGGGAAGAGGCGCGAGCATCCGTGCATGTCGAATTGCTCGGCGTAGGTGGCGAAATCGGCATCCCAGAGCGTGACGTGGATGGAACCCGGCTGCTGGGCGTCGGAGTGCAGCACGAAGTCGTACGTGCCGGATTCGTTGCAGAAGCGCTCGCCGTTCAGGTTCACCTTGAGCCAGGGCTGGCTTCCCATCCAGAAGAGCGTGCCTACGCCGCAATCGGCTCCGCCAAGCGAGTCGGCCGGCAGGCCGCCGCGATCGAACAGCATGCTGGAATGCGTATCGTCCATCTTCGCACCCGCCCACAGGCAGGCCTTGATGCCGTCGCCTTCGCAACCCGGCTGCGCGGAGTTGAACCCATACAGGCTGGTGGTATGCGGCTGCAGCGCCTTCTGCATGTCGACGTTGATGCCGTAGCCGCCGGTGGATACCAGCACGCCCTTGCTGGCGTTGACCTGGATGTATCCGTTCTCGCCTTTGCCGATGGCGCCGACCACCTTGTCGCCTTCCACAACCAACTTGACCATGGGCGTGTTGTAGCGGAACGTCACATGGCCGGTCTTCTCGGCGTAATCGGACAGCACGGTGAATCCGTTAAGCGAGCCATCTTCCGGCCAGGCGGGCGAATGACCGGTTGCCCGGTGCTTGTAGTTCGTCTCGTGCTTTTCTTCGGCGGCTTCATGCCAGAGCTTCACGCCGTACTGGTCGAGCACGGTCTCGTACCAGTCGATGGTTTCGCCCGATTTTTCGTACCACGTCTTATGAAGGTTGAGATTGCATTGGCCTGCGGCGTAGTGGTTCATGTCGAGCAGGTACTCCTGCAGATCCATCGTGTATCCGCTTTCCTGCTGAAGGCGAGAGTTCACGCCTCCGACGTCGTCGCGCACGACGCCGCCGTTGTACTTCTCCAGAACGAACGTCTCGATGCCCTCTTCTCCGGCTGCGCATGCGGCGAACAGGCCGCCTGTGCCAGCGCCGACGATCAGGAATTCGGTGTCGATGGTTTCGACGATGTCGCTTTCCTGAACGGTCGGCTCCGAGCCCAGCCAATCGGACGATGTGCTGCCCGTTTCAGCGTTCGCTTCTTCGGCGCCCTTGTTCTCCTTCGGCGCGCATCCGGCCAGTCCCAAAACGGCTCCGGTGCTTGCCAAGGCTGTTCCTGCGAGGAAGCTTCGACGAGATATGCCCTGTGCATGTTTGGTGCTCATAGGTCCCTCCCTTGTTCGCGAGTTGTGCAGGCGGTGCTCCGCGCTGCGGCGGTTCGAGGGTGCATCCTAGGGTCGCCGTGGGCAAACTTCATCACCCTCAGTGGGTAATTTTTGGGTAACCCCAGGTAGAAAGCTTCTTACGCCGGTTAACCAGATGGAGTGTTTCGGCTACAATACGGGCATGTTGAGATCACGGGAGCAGAACGGCGAGGGGGTCGCGCCGCCGAAGGCGGGCTTGTTCTCGTTTGCGCAGGGCCTTGCGTTGGCGTTGCTGACGTTGAGCAGTTGGTCGCTGAACGTGCATCTGTTTCCTCTGTACGACACGCAGCTTTCCTTCATTCGAGAGCTGTGTACGTTAGCGAACGGCGCCGCGCTGGTGGCTGTCGCCGTCGTGTCGGTGCGTCGTCCGCGTGCGTTGCGCAGGCAGGTGCTCATGGGCATTGCGATCTTCGGAGCTGCGGGAGGGTCGCTGCTCGTGTGGGCGGGTGATCGGCTGGGATCGATGGGCGTCATGCTGGCAGGCGCCTGCCTGGTATCCGTTGCCGAGGGTGCGTGCGCGATCCTGGTGGGCATAGCCCTGTGCTCTGTTCCGACGAAGCTCGCGTCCATCTGCATCGTGACGGGATTGCTGGCATGCGCCGGCGCGAAACAGGCGATTGCGGTGGGCTATTCGGAGTTTGCGCTTGCCGTCCATGCAGCCCTCTTGCTAGGAGCTGCGTTGTTGGCGAATCCGACTGCTTCGGAAACAATGGCACGGCTTTCTCGCGACGAATCGCCGCACGATATGGCCATCACGCAGCCTTCGTCGTTCTTGCCGTTCGGCCATCAACTATTCGTCTGCCTCCTTCTGTTCAGCGCGGTCCAGGGCTTCATGCTCACGTTCGGAGAAACCGGGGGCATTCCTGCCACGTCGATCTGGAGCCTCGCGATTTTGGCGGTGGTCCTTGTTGTCGCATGCCTTGCTCCCCGCCGGTTGACGACCGATGCGCTTTTGAAGCTGGCCGCGCTGCTTGCGATCGCGGGGCTTCTGCTCGTTCCCGCTTCGGACTTGATTCGGTTCTCCATCTCGAACGGTTTGATCAGCTGCGGGATCGCTGCGTTCGACGTGTTCCAGTGGATCGTGCTCACGGCGTTGGCCCGGCGCAACATGCATGGTGCCGTTTCGGTTTTCGCTTGGGGCTCCGCGATGCATGCCATTGGCGTCATCCTAGGAGCCAATGCCGGCCGTTTCGTGAACCACTATTGGACGAGCGATGTGCAGGTGGTGGTTCTGGCGGTGGCTGGTATCGTGTTTTGCCTTGTCGTTGCCATGTCGGTTTTTCTGCAGCACTTCAGTTTCGAGAAAACCATCAACGGCGTGCGCGAGAGCGTTCCGCCTGTTTTGGTCGACAGCGCAGATGAAGACGATGCTTCCGAGGAGAGGGCTCTGACCGTTGACGAGCGGTGCGAGGTCCTCTCGCAGCAGAAGGGGCTCACGAAGCGAGAGACCGAGGTGCTGCACTTGCTGGCGCGCGGTAGGACGGGCGTGTTCATCCAGCACGAGCTATGCGTGTCGTACAACACCATCAAAGCGCACGTGAAGCATATCTACCAGAAGCTGGACGTCCATACCCATCAGGAGCTGATCGATCTGGTGGAGGATCTTGGGTAGCTGTCTCGCACTCGGATGCGTTAACTCTGGGCAAAATCAAGACCCTGGTCAAACTCGGATGCGAAGTTTCTGATACTCTTTCGTGGAACAAGAAGACGATTCGCCGGGCGCCGGTTTAGCGGCGTTCGGCATGCCTTGAGGGGGTATCGTATGGACGCATTCCGCATCGGCGTGATCTTCGATTGCGACGGGACGCTGATCGACTCGATGATGGTGTGGCGCGAGACGGAAGCCGGTTTGGCGCGGCGTGCGAACGTGACGTTGACGGCGGCCGAAATCGATGCGCTCACCGCGATGACCATTCCCGAGTGCGGCGCGTTCTTCCACGAGCGCTTCGGCTTGGGTTCGTCGGGTGACGAGGTGGTCGCCATGATGGACGAGCTCATGTTGGAGTTCTACCGCGAGCGCGCTCTGGCGCGGCCGGGAGCGCTCGAGTTCGTGCAGGCGTTGGCCGAGCGCGGGGTGCGCATGAGTGTGGCGTCGTCCAGCCCGCAGCCGTACTTGCAGGCCGGGCTTGAGCGCTGCGGGTTCGCGCCGTACCTCGACGCCATCGTGTCGGTTGACGACGTGGGCGCCTCGAAGCGCGAGCCCGCTGTGTACGATCACGCTCGCGAGGCGATGGGCACGCCGCTTGCCGCCACCTGGGGCGTCGAGGACTCGGTGTACGCCGTGCGCACGCTGAAAGCCGCGAACTACCGC from Eggerthella lenta DSM 2243 includes the following:
- the pyrE gene encoding orotate phosphoribosyltransferase → MEQYKQEFIEFMVESEVLKFGEFTLKSGRKSPFFMNAGAYVTGEQLHRLGLYYARAIHDTFGLDFDVVFGPAYKGIPLSVITVIGLQELYGKEARYCSNRKEVKDHGADAGNLLGSELHDGDRVIMVEDVTTSGKSIDETYPVLKGAADVDVKGLIVSLNRMEVGKGGVVTAQQEVQEKYGFPVASIVSMAEVTECLYNREVQGRVVIDDDVKAALDAYYEQYGVK
- a CDS encoding MarR family winged helix-turn-helix transcriptional regulator encodes the protein MDIAAFKRELFAITYDLQKILHDTMTPICQEHGLTLQQMHVLVELMRTPGLTAGQLSDRAGILRTNFSPVCRKLENRGLIERQRSQTDRRSLRLHVTDEGRALLASVDGEVQRRYGRAFSAEPQETFDAILEGFQALSAFSGKLVR
- a CDS encoding helix-turn-helix transcriptional regulator codes for the protein MLRSREQNGEGVAPPKAGLFSFAQGLALALLTLSSWSLNVHLFPLYDTQLSFIRELCTLANGAALVAVAVVSVRRPRALRRQVLMGIAIFGAAGGSLLVWAGDRLGSMGVMLAGACLVSVAEGACAILVGIALCSVPTKLASICIVTGLLACAGAKQAIAVGYSEFALAVHAALLLGAALLANPTASETMARLSRDESPHDMAITQPSSFLPFGHQLFVCLLLFSAVQGFMLTFGETGGIPATSIWSLAILAVVLVVACLAPRRLTTDALLKLAALLAIAGLLLVPASDLIRFSISNGLISCGIAAFDVFQWIVLTALARRNMHGAVSVFAWGSAMHAIGVILGANAGRFVNHYWTSDVQVVVLAVAGIVFCLVVAMSVFLQHFSFEKTINGVRESVPPVLVDSADEDDASEERALTVDERCEVLSQQKGLTKRETEVLHLLARGRTGVFIQHELCVSYNTIKAHVKHIYQKLDVHTHQELIDLVEDLG
- a CDS encoding HAD family hydrolase encodes the protein MDAFRIGVIFDCDGTLIDSMMVWRETEAGLARRANVTLTAAEIDALTAMTIPECGAFFHERFGLGSSGDEVVAMMDELMLEFYRERALARPGALEFVQALAERGVRMSVASSSPQPYLQAGLERCGFAPYLDAIVSVDDVGASKREPAVYDHAREAMGTPLAATWGVEDSVYAVRTLKAANYRTLGIYDCDISGTCEQLAAEAERFITTFEDLDVDTFLGWN
- a CDS encoding DUF5685 family protein, yielding MVPRLEGLDEAERERYHRAYCGLCRAIGERCGQHCRLALTYDLVFLALLLGSLYEPEEREGEGRCAPHPVKAHGFVRSACIDYAADVTVALAYYKGLDDWNDDRSVRARAFAGMLAGSYRAIRERNPRICEAVETGMADIGAIEAAAREAGAAPGGEVPAPDAAANRFGVLMGELFVYRPDDYWADDLRTVGARLGKFVYVMDAVMDYEDDRASGSYNPLVAMDMSAEDMREDLHLLAAGVAEAFERLPLERDLRLLRSVVYAGVWQKYYALENDKEKRRG
- a CDS encoding J domain-containing protein, with translation MVENPYDVLGVSRDASADEVKKAYRKKARENHPDLNPNDPAAADRMNKINEAYDRIVNPEKYAARDRRAGAASGPQGSAGYGGGAGYGGAGGGAGQGQGAGGSGYGTEGPYGWSGGFGFDFDDLFGFGGAGYGSREPIHPEAAAGDNVQMRNAIDAINAGRGQQAVDILNTVTSDGRSARWYYLSALANDAAGNTLMALEQIRRAVRMDPNNPDYQRAQRQFQQTGQTYQQESQSQGFSMGIDPSILCCGIWCLGPSLCRLCGMPF
- a CDS encoding FAD-binding protein, whose protein sequence is MASTGAVLGLAGCAPKENKGAEEANAETGSTSSDWLGSEPTVQESDIVETIDTEFLIVGAGTGGLFAACAAGEEGIETFVLEKYNGGVVRDDVGGVNSRLQQESGYTMDLQEYLLDMNHYAAGQCNLNLHKTWYEKSGETIDWYETVLDQYGVKLWHEAAEEKHETNYKHRATGHSPAWPEDGSLNGFTVLSDYAEKTGHVTFRYNTPMVKLVVEGDKVVGAIGKGENGYIQVNASKGVLVSTGGYGINVDMQKALQPHTTSLYGFNSAQPGCEGDGIKACLWAGAKMDDTHSSMLFDRGGLPADSLGGADCGVGTLFWMGSQPWLKVNLNGERFCNESGTYDFVLHSDAQQPGSIHVTLWDADFATYAEQFDMHGCSRLFPFDNGAAPNIPIQAVMGMNEELAAKGYIQKADTLEELAGKLGLPADALIATVERNNENYDNQVDPDFGKEPFRLSPVRNPPFYGIRNTGMLLCTMDGININTQGQALRADGSVIEGLYVTGNDSGGYYSMTYPNLSTGNACGRTVTFGRMIAKNLAK
- the dnaK gene encoding molecular chaperone DnaK, which translates into the protein MATIGIDLGTTNSCAATVEGGRPVIVPNAEGERTTPSVIAFSKEGERLVGTIACRQAAVNPDRTIESVKRRMGSDWRANIDGKPYSPQELSAMILRKLRRDAEAFLGQDVTQAVITVPAYFDDAQRQATKDAGRIAGLDVLRIINEPTAAALAYGLDNGTPQKVMVYDLGGGTFDVSVIEIGDDVIEVLATSGDNHLGGDDFDERVAAHLLDAFKREHGVDLRGNQAAMQRVTEAAREAKKELSSLDTAHVNLPFLAQGPSGPLHLEATLTRAAFNDMTRDLVERTSGPVQTALNDAGIAASELGCVLLVGGSTRIPAVQDHVRKLTGKEPSASINPDECVAMGAAIQGATLSGTSTGLVKADNSILLLDVTPLSLSIETVGGVATRLVERNTTLPVHYSQVFSTAAAFQTSVEIHVLQGERPMAKDNKSIGTFKLKGIKRAPAGVPQIEVTFDIDANGILTVSAKDLDTGKAQSITIDDSGRMSDDDIERAIRDAEQYAAQDSERREAMLAREEAQGLLNEVDRALGQVGKQLEKDEKKQVKADAETLRKALSKRPAGFGKKAREAEAASVDNVSDIKAAAERLRTSSAHVRELLGKQG